One Glycine max cultivar Williams 82 chromosome 6, Glycine_max_v4.0, whole genome shotgun sequence DNA segment encodes these proteins:
- the LOC100306568 gene encoding late embryogenesis abundant family protein, with protein MATRGLKICLAVSSLFLIILAIVIVTLILTIFKPKNPDIFLHPVDLENFQLLSPNTTSAPLGIVITIVNPNYGNFKYVNSSGYLKYRDTIIAEVPLGIRSFPARSTTNVSTTVGIMTDKLIQDPKFLSDIEGGVFNLTAEATLPGKVTMIKILRLKAKIYISCGVSFNIIAVDASSSCMSKIKL; from the coding sequence ATGGCCACTAGAGGCCTCAAAATTTGCTTGGCCGTGTCCTCTCTTTTCTTGATCATTCTTGCCATCGTTATTGTGACCTTAATTTTGACCATCTTTAAACCCAAGAACCCAGATATATTTCTCCACCCAGTTGACCTAGAAAACTTTCAATTGCTTTCACCTAATACAACTAGTGCACCCTTAGGCATAGTGATCACAATTGTGAACCCTAATTATGGAAACTTCAAGTACGTGAATTCCAGTGGCTATCTTAAATATCGTGACACCATTATAGCCGAAGTTCCATTGGGGATAAGATCATTCCCTGCTCGTAGCACTACCAATGTGAGCACTACTGTGGGTATTATGACCGATAAATTGATACAAGATCCAAAGTTTTTGTCAGATATTGAAGGTGGGGTGTTCAATTTGACAGCAGAGGCCACACTTCCTGGGAAAGTGACCATGATCAAGATTTTAAGGCTTAAGGCCAAGATTTATATCTCTTGTGGCGTCTCTTTCAACATAATTGCTGTGGATGCTAGTTCCAGCTGCATGTCCAAAATCAAATTGTGA